The Bacillus sp. Y1 genome has a window encoding:
- a CDS encoding M23 family metallopeptidase has product MKFRLSAEYGELSPVRNWKPHSGIDLAIPENTTLRAIGEGVVDRVFDGTDAIGKGLSIKFPDGTRAIYGHMNEVQAKVGEHIDAGAVIGLSGNTGHSTGAHLHFGMRDAGGHVMDPTPLAEKLAEISGEVQPGLIPTLFGETVRDKTADVATEIILGIFDALKDFLLAGTLVGTAVLIVLKVAGWRDGGRYAGMLLVANVLIKFLFGVY; this is encoded by the coding sequence ATGAAGTTTCGATTATCTGCGGAATACGGCGAGTTGTCACCGGTTCGAAACTGGAAGCCACACAGCGGAATCGACCTCGCCATTCCCGAAAACACGACGCTCCGTGCGATTGGTGAAGGCGTAGTCGACCGAGTCTTTGATGGAACGGACGCCATCGGTAAAGGCTTGTCAATAAAGTTTCCGGACGGCACACGGGCTATCTACGGACATATGAACGAAGTCCAGGCGAAAGTCGGCGAACATATCGATGCGGGCGCGGTTATTGGGCTCAGCGGAAATACGGGGCACTCGACCGGTGCGCACTTACATTTCGGTATGAGGGACGCAGGCGGTCACGTAATGGATCCGACTCCACTCGCTGAAAAGTTAGCGGAAATCAGTGGCGAAGTACAGCCGGGCTTGATTCCGACACTCTTTGGCGAAACGGTTCGCGACAAGACTGCGGACGTAGCCACCGAAATCATTCTCGGCATATTCGATGCGCTGAAGGATTTCTTGCTAGCGGGCACGCTCGTAGGGACTGCGGTGCTGATAGTGTTGAAAGTCGCTGGCTGGCGAGACGGCGGAAGGTACGCCGGAATGCTACTCGTTGCGAACGTATTAATTAAATTTTTATTCGGGGTGTATTGA